The Halobacillus ihumii genomic sequence CTGTTATATGATGGACAAGCTCACTTACAGCCGGGATGTATCCGCCGGGAAAAATATATTTATCGATCCATGAGTTTGTCCCGCCGTCCCTGGGTGAAGTAATACAGTGGAGGACGGATACCCCGCCATCTATCAGCAATTCATTTACTTTTTGAAAGTATTCCTCTAAGTGATCTTGACCTACATGTTCAATCATACCCACACTGACGACACGATCAAATTGCTGATGCTTTATATCCCGATAATCCATTAAATGAACGTCTACGAAATTTTCTTGCTGCTCCTCGGTAATACGTTCTTTTACACGCTCATATTGTTCTTCTGATAATGTTACGCCAGTAGCTTTAACCCCATACTGTTTGGCCGCCGTAAGAATTAATTCGCCCCAGCCGCATCCGATGTCCAATAATGTATCACCTTCCCTAAGGTTCAACTTCTTCAGAATATGGGCCACTTTGTTTTGTTGGGCAGTCGTAAGGGAATCGTCAGCAGTTCTGAAATAACCGCATGAATAGGTCATCGTCTTATCAAGCCATAATTTATAAAAATCATTACCGATATCATAGTGAAACGTAGCATTTTCTTTGCTGCGTTTTTTGGTATTAGAAAGCTTTTCTATAAGTTTTGCATAGACTTGATTATTACCAAGAAAGCTTTCCTGGCTGCGGTACATAGAGGTTACGAGTTCTTTGAGGTCTCCTTCTACTTCTATTTTTCCATCCATAAAAGCTTCACCAAAGGCAATGGATGGGTCGTGAAGCAGATCCCCCTTTGGAATACTATCATGAAAAGTGAGCTTAAAATCCGGCGCACCTTCTCCATACTGCACTGTTTCTCCATCCCAAAATGTTATGTGGATTGGATTTGAGAACGTCTTTTTAAGTAAAGTCTTGTAAAACATTTTATCAATCATTATAACACCTCGAAAAATAGTATAGATTTTGAAGATAAATAGCTTATGAATAGGCTTTGCAAATGATATATATCAGTGCTCTATGATATCAACCTTATTCTTTATTAGGATTCCCATAATCGTAGATAATAGAACAAGATTATCAAAAACTGCTCTAGAACAATTTACTCATATAAGAGAACAGACGTAAAACTATCTGCATTTTTATTCTTTAGGGAGGCCTACCTTACGCAGCCTTTCTATGTAGCGGAAGCATTCACAGGTCAAAAAGGAGAGTCAGTAAGTCTTCTAGATACATTAACAGACGTCCGAAAAATTTTGGATGGAAGCACAGACTCAATAAAGACAGAAGAGTTGGTGAATATCGGAAAGCTTTAATTATCATGTTCCTTAAGGAGACAAAGATGGAAGAATCTTTGTCTCTTTGTTGCGGTGAGAGAGTAATCTTCTAAAGGAAATTATAAGTGATTCGTTGAAGTAATTATTAGGTAATGAAATATCATGATTGTTTACCTTTAGAAGGGAGGTAAAGGAATGAATGTCATTATTTTATTAGTTACGTTTGGTTCAATATTGTTGGGTTTTAACTGGATAATGGGTTATAAGAAGGACCACATCGTTATTGACTTCGATGAAAGGTATAGAGACTATAAAAAGCATGTAAGAGCTATTCATAGTGAACTCCTCCAGCAAGGAAGAGTGGTCAGTTATAAAGGTGATCGCAAATTTATCATAGACGGGAGGCCTTATATTTTTGTTGAAAAAAACGTATCCATGGGAGGAGCCCCGTTGCAAAGGACGATTCTAAAACCTAATAAGGATCTGCGGTAGTTAGAATGCGGAAATGGTGGGGAATGCAGTTATTTTCATAAAAGATTAACATAGAAGGGAATGTTGTTATGAAGGCGACAGATTTCTCAAA encodes the following:
- a CDS encoding class I SAM-dependent methyltransferase — protein: MIDKMFYKTLLKKTFSNPIHITFWDGETVQYGEGAPDFKLTFHDSIPKGDLLHDPSIAFGEAFMDGKIEVEGDLKELVTSMYRSQESFLGNNQVYAKLIEKLSNTKKRSKENATFHYDIGNDFYKLWLDKTMTYSCGYFRTADDSLTTAQQNKVAHILKKLNLREGDTLLDIGCGWGELILTAAKQYGVKATGVTLSEEQYERVKERITEEQQENFVDVHLMDYRDIKHQQFDRVVSVGMIEHVGQDHLEEYFQKVNELLIDGGVSVLHCITSPRDGGTNSWIDKYIFPGGYIPAVSELVHHITEHDFLLTDLESLRRHYAKTLEKWAENFENVLDEVRKSKDERFIRMWRLYLNSCSASFETGNIDLSQFIFTKGTNNSIPWTRDYMYQ